One window from the genome of Hyalangium ruber encodes:
- a CDS encoding AAA family ATPase yields the protein MIELPTYTRLSPLQARGYHLLYRAVRVEDGLTVILKTPRSEHPGPRDHARLEYEYQLLQRLEGAPGVIRVHGLEIHQDRPVLVLEDIEGTDLVEQAGVPLGPARFLELALSLASTLAEVHRRGITHKDIKPANILLSPAGPRLIDFGIATLQPVEHVQAAPLHLIEGTPAYMSPEQSGRMNRALDYRTDFYSLGVTFYQLLTGGLPFQGRDPLEWMHAHLAQAPVPPHQREPSIPPMLSAIVLKLMAKVPEERYQSAEGLKADLEKCCERLARGGQESFTPGSHDFPARFQLPQRLYGRETEVKLLLNAFERVAREGRPEWLLVRGYSGIGKSSVVNELHRPVVQRRGFFLSGKFDQLQRDVPYATLAQAFRGLVQQLLAGGDAQVESWRKRLLEAFEGNGKVLLDVVPELEWVTGPQPVVSELPPQEAQNRFHRLFLRFLGALSTPGRPLVLFLDDLQWADFASLELLKYLSTHPDTPPLLWVGAYRDNEVGPAHPLGVALEEARKAGARLGDIHLQPLGLDQTRQLVGDALPGTRPEVLKGMSTVLQEKTAGNPFFLLQLLRTLHQDGLLVRAPEEGWSWDEAGVKARAYSDNVVEFMAGRLQLLPGPTQQLLRLAAGVGNVFSVPTLALLAGVEALEVERGLELAMGEDLVVRTGSEHYRFLHDRIQQAAYALIPEAERKALHLRIGRLLLASLPPDELRERLFDVVAQLNAGVELMEEGAERHRLAWLNAEAGWRAKASAAWRSAVGYFTAAFPLLPGAPWETEYALAFKLRLDQASCELMSGNTVEARRVVDELLPRARTRPDMAEVYRLKNTLHLAAGEVHLALGCLLECLEKFGMPLPPSPTPEEVRAADEEVWKLLGGRSIESLIELPAMTDPDMKAAVSVLADLTVPALYAASSLLPYHLCRLVALAIRHGNTEVTPHAFAWYGYVCCVAMAEKYQAGHSFGRLAKRLVERPEYSAHRSGALFILAHLSRWVRPLPKSLGLFHDAFGHALQRGDFRTACYCCDNIVINMVLMGRELGEVYQESLARLEFARKANYEDICYFIIIYQRLVQQHRGLTSSLESLNGDGFDEAETEARLVVRGVPLMACVYYNLKMRARFMAGAYAEALEVARVAEQYVGAMGGLSVQFDYYLYRALILAACWRDAAPEQQREFLESMRALHQKLASWGRLCPENFRPAERMVAAELARLQGKTDEATQAYEEAMQSAYEQRLIHHAALAAELAARFWKERGMTRIAITYAREAWVAYRQWGAEGKARQLASQWPQVAVYQSGGDSTSSSGSEQLDALSLVKAQQAVSSEIVLDRLVDTLMRVALQSAGAQRGALLLKQGEALEVVTISDTTGVKLPRRQESLPWTLLSYVRRTGEFVLLGDTTQPHTFAVDAELLRGRARSVLCLPLRRKEEFYGVLYLENALTTQAFSPGRVSLLGHIASQAAISIENARLYAERQAAELALRAANQELVENEERFRTLIDRSPDAIFIHREGTLTFINPAGVAMLGYERAEELRGHRVAALVLSGDESALTETSEAAGATEVRWSHRTGRQVLGEVVSFPLVFDGKPVVVSIARDITERKSVQERLRAADRMASLGTLAASVAHEINNPLSFMTSNLRFIDEELRGMAESGEALAGERGQEVRAALQETLTGSSRVSEIVRDLKTFSRGDEERRGPVNVHAVLELCVNMARSEIRHRARLVKEFAELPPVLANETRLGQVFLNLLVNAAQAIPEGADVKAHEVRVSTTRDAAGWVVVAVKDTGVGIPPENLGRLFDPFFTTKPAGVGTGLGLSIVHGIITGMGGKITVESEPGRGSLFQVFLPPVGGETPA from the coding sequence ATGATCGAGCTTCCTACGTACACGCGCCTCAGCCCGCTCCAGGCCCGGGGCTACCACCTGCTCTACCGCGCGGTGCGGGTGGAGGATGGACTGACGGTCATCCTCAAGACGCCGCGTTCCGAGCACCCGGGGCCGCGAGACCACGCCCGCCTCGAGTACGAGTACCAGCTCTTGCAGCGCCTGGAGGGCGCGCCCGGCGTCATCCGGGTCCACGGCCTGGAGATTCACCAGGACCGGCCCGTGCTGGTGCTGGAGGACATCGAGGGGACGGATCTCGTGGAGCAGGCAGGCGTCCCGCTGGGGCCGGCCCGTTTCCTGGAGCTCGCGCTCTCCCTGGCCTCCACGCTGGCCGAGGTCCACCGGCGAGGGATTACCCACAAGGACATCAAGCCGGCCAACATCCTCCTGTCCCCGGCGGGGCCGCGGCTCATCGACTTCGGTATCGCCACCCTGCAGCCGGTGGAGCACGTGCAGGCCGCGCCGCTGCACCTCATCGAAGGCACGCCGGCTTATATGTCCCCGGAGCAGTCGGGGCGGATGAACCGCGCGCTGGACTACCGCACCGACTTCTACTCGCTGGGCGTCACCTTCTATCAGCTGCTCACCGGCGGCCTGCCCTTCCAGGGGAGGGATCCGCTGGAGTGGATGCACGCGCACCTGGCCCAGGCGCCCGTGCCGCCGCACCAGCGCGAGCCCTCGATTCCTCCCATGCTGTCGGCCATCGTCCTCAAGCTGATGGCCAAGGTGCCCGAGGAGCGCTACCAGAGCGCCGAGGGGCTCAAGGCGGACCTGGAGAAGTGCTGCGAGCGGTTGGCGCGCGGAGGCCAGGAGAGCTTCACGCCGGGCAGCCACGACTTCCCGGCCCGCTTCCAGCTTCCTCAGCGGCTGTATGGCCGTGAGACCGAGGTGAAGTTGCTGCTGAACGCCTTCGAGCGCGTGGCGCGCGAGGGGCGCCCCGAGTGGCTCCTGGTGCGCGGCTACTCTGGCATCGGCAAGTCCTCGGTGGTCAACGAGCTGCACCGCCCGGTGGTGCAGCGGCGGGGCTTCTTCCTCAGCGGCAAGTTCGATCAGCTCCAGCGCGACGTGCCCTACGCCACCCTGGCCCAGGCGTTCCGGGGCCTGGTGCAGCAGCTCCTGGCGGGCGGGGACGCGCAGGTGGAGTCGTGGCGCAAGCGCCTGCTGGAGGCCTTCGAGGGCAACGGCAAGGTGCTGCTGGACGTGGTGCCGGAGCTGGAGTGGGTGACGGGCCCGCAGCCGGTGGTCTCGGAGCTGCCGCCCCAGGAGGCGCAGAACCGCTTCCACCGCCTCTTCCTGCGCTTCCTGGGCGCCCTGTCGACGCCGGGGCGCCCGCTGGTGCTCTTCCTGGATGACTTGCAGTGGGCGGACTTCGCCAGCCTGGAGCTGCTGAAGTACCTCTCCACGCACCCGGACACACCGCCCCTGCTGTGGGTGGGCGCCTACCGGGACAACGAGGTGGGCCCCGCCCATCCGCTCGGAGTCGCGCTGGAGGAGGCGCGCAAGGCCGGCGCTCGGCTGGGGGACATCCACCTGCAGCCCCTGGGGTTGGATCAGACGCGCCAGTTGGTAGGCGATGCCCTGCCCGGCACGCGCCCCGAGGTGCTGAAGGGCATGTCCACCGTCCTGCAGGAGAAGACGGCGGGCAACCCCTTCTTCCTGCTCCAGTTGCTCCGGACGCTCCACCAGGACGGGCTGCTGGTGCGGGCGCCCGAGGAAGGCTGGAGCTGGGACGAGGCCGGGGTGAAGGCCCGCGCCTACTCGGACAACGTGGTGGAGTTCATGGCGGGCCGGCTGCAACTGCTGCCAGGCCCCACGCAGCAACTGCTGCGCCTGGCCGCGGGCGTGGGCAACGTGTTCTCCGTGCCGACGCTGGCGCTGCTCGCCGGCGTCGAGGCCCTCGAGGTGGAGCGCGGGCTGGAGCTGGCCATGGGCGAGGACCTGGTGGTCCGCACGGGCTCCGAGCACTACCGCTTCCTGCACGACCGCATCCAGCAGGCGGCCTATGCCCTCATCCCCGAGGCGGAGCGCAAGGCGCTGCACCTGCGGATCGGCCGGCTGCTGCTGGCGAGCCTGCCGCCGGACGAGCTGCGCGAGCGGCTCTTCGACGTGGTGGCCCAGCTCAACGCGGGCGTGGAGTTGATGGAGGAGGGCGCCGAGCGCCACCGGCTGGCGTGGTTGAACGCCGAGGCGGGCTGGCGGGCCAAGGCGTCCGCGGCGTGGCGCTCGGCGGTGGGCTACTTCACCGCCGCCTTCCCCCTGCTGCCCGGAGCGCCGTGGGAGACGGAGTACGCGCTGGCCTTCAAGCTGCGGCTGGATCAAGCCAGCTGCGAGCTGATGAGCGGCAACACCGTCGAGGCGCGCCGGGTGGTGGACGAGCTGCTGCCCCGGGCTCGCACGCGCCCGGACATGGCCGAGGTATACCGGCTCAAGAACACCCTGCACCTGGCCGCCGGCGAGGTGCACCTCGCGCTGGGCTGTCTCCTGGAGTGTCTGGAGAAGTTCGGCATGCCCCTGCCGCCCAGCCCCACCCCCGAGGAGGTGCGGGCCGCGGACGAGGAGGTGTGGAAGCTGCTGGGAGGGCGCTCCATCGAGAGCCTCATCGAGCTGCCGGCGATGACGGACCCCGACATGAAGGCGGCCGTGAGCGTGCTGGCCGACCTGACGGTGCCGGCGCTCTACGCCGCCAGCAGCCTGCTGCCCTACCACCTCTGCCGGCTGGTGGCCCTCGCCATCCGTCACGGCAACACGGAGGTCACCCCCCACGCCTTCGCGTGGTACGGCTACGTGTGCTGCGTGGCCATGGCGGAGAAGTACCAGGCCGGGCACTCGTTCGGCCGGCTCGCCAAGCGGCTGGTGGAGCGCCCCGAGTACTCCGCCCACCGCAGCGGGGCCCTGTTCATCCTGGCGCACCTCAGCCGCTGGGTCCGGCCGCTGCCCAAGTCCCTGGGCCTCTTTCATGATGCCTTCGGCCACGCGCTGCAGCGCGGGGACTTCCGCACCGCGTGCTACTGCTGCGACAACATCGTCATCAACATGGTGTTGATGGGGCGCGAGCTGGGCGAGGTGTACCAGGAGTCGCTGGCCCGCCTGGAGTTCGCGCGCAAGGCGAACTACGAGGACATCTGCTACTTCATCATCATCTACCAGCGCCTGGTGCAGCAGCACCGCGGGCTCACGAGTTCGCTCGAGTCGCTGAACGGTGACGGGTTCGACGAGGCGGAGACGGAGGCGCGCCTGGTCGTCCGGGGCGTGCCGCTGATGGCCTGCGTCTACTACAACCTGAAGATGCGGGCGCGCTTCATGGCGGGCGCCTATGCGGAGGCGCTCGAGGTGGCGCGGGTCGCCGAGCAGTACGTCGGGGCCATGGGCGGCCTCAGCGTGCAGTTCGACTACTACCTCTATCGGGCGCTCATCCTGGCGGCCTGCTGGCGGGACGCGGCGCCCGAGCAGCAGCGGGAGTTCCTGGAGTCCATGCGGGCGCTCCACCAGAAGCTGGCGTCCTGGGGCCGGCTTTGTCCGGAGAACTTCCGCCCGGCCGAGCGGATGGTGGCCGCGGAGCTGGCCCGGCTGCAGGGGAAGACGGATGAGGCGACGCAGGCCTACGAGGAGGCCATGCAGTCGGCGTACGAGCAGCGGTTGATTCACCACGCCGCCCTGGCCGCGGAGCTGGCCGCCCGCTTCTGGAAGGAGCGGGGGATGACGCGGATCGCCATCACCTATGCCCGCGAGGCCTGGGTCGCCTATCGGCAGTGGGGCGCCGAGGGCAAGGCGCGGCAGCTCGCCTCCCAGTGGCCGCAGGTGGCGGTCTACCAAAGCGGCGGAGACAGCACCTCGAGCTCGGGCTCCGAGCAGTTGGATGCGCTGAGCCTGGTGAAGGCCCAGCAGGCGGTCTCCAGTGAAATCGTCCTGGACCGGCTGGTGGACACGCTCATGCGCGTGGCGCTGCAGAGCGCGGGGGCCCAGCGAGGGGCGCTGCTGCTCAAGCAGGGCGAGGCGTTGGAGGTGGTGACCATCTCGGACACCACGGGGGTCAAGCTTCCCCGCAGGCAGGAGTCGCTGCCCTGGACGTTGCTGTCCTACGTGCGGCGCACGGGCGAGTTCGTCCTCCTGGGCGATACGACCCAGCCGCACACCTTCGCGGTCGATGCCGAGCTGCTGCGCGGCCGGGCGCGCTCCGTGCTCTGCCTGCCGCTGCGCCGCAAGGAGGAGTTCTACGGCGTGCTGTACCTGGAGAACGCCCTGACGACGCAGGCGTTCTCTCCGGGGCGGGTGTCGCTGCTGGGGCACATCGCCTCGCAGGCGGCCATCTCCATCGAGAACGCGCGGCTGTACGCGGAGCGGCAGGCGGCGGAGCTGGCCCTGCGCGCGGCCAACCAGGAGCTGGTGGAGAACGAGGAGCGCTTCCGCACGCTCATCGACCGCAGCCCGGATGCCATCTTCATCCACCGGGAGGGGACGCTGACCTTCATCAACCCGGCGGGCGTGGCGATGCTGGGCTACGAGCGCGCCGAGGAGCTCCGGGGGCACCGCGTGGCGGCGCTCGTCCTGTCCGGGGACGAGAGCGCCCTCACGGAGACTTCGGAAGCGGCCGGCGCCACCGAGGTGCGCTGGAGTCACCGCACGGGCCGGCAGGTGCTGGGCGAGGTGGTGTCCTTCCCGCTGGTGTTCGATGGGAAGCCGGTGGTGGTGTCCATCGCGCGTGACATCACCGAGCGCAAGTCGGTGCAGGAGCGGCTGCGCGCCGCCGACCGCATGGCCTCGCTGGGGACGCTGGCGGCCAGCGTGGCGCATGAAATCAACAACCCCTTGTCCTTCATGACGAGCAACCTGCGCTTCATCGACGAGGAGCTGCGCGGGATGGCCGAGTCGGGCGAGGCCCTCGCGGGTGAACGCGGCCAGGAGGTCCGCGCGGCGCTCCAGGAGACGCTGACGGGCAGCAGCCGCGTGAGCGAAATCGTTCGGGACCTGAAGACGTTCTCTCGCGGGGACGAGGAGCGGCGCGGGCCGGTGAACGTCCACGCGGTGCTGGAGCTGTGCGTGAACATGGCGCGCAGCGAGATTCGCCACCGCGCGCGGCTGGTGAAGGAGTTCGCGGAGCTGCCTCCCGTGCTCGCCAACGAGACGCGGCTGGGGCAGGTGTTCCTCAACCTGCTGGTGAACGCGGCGCAGGCCATCCCCGAGGGCGCGGATGTGAAGGCCCATGAAGTCCGGGTCAGCACCACGCGGGACGCGGCCGGGTGGGTGGTGGTGGCGGTGAAGGACACCGGGGTGGGCATTCCGCCGGAGAACCTGGGCCGGCTGTTCGACCCGTTCTTCACCACCAAGCCCGCCGGCGTGGGCACGGGGTTGGGCCTGTCCATCGTCCACGGCATCATCACCGGGATGGGCGGGAAGATTACCGTGGAGAGCGAGCCGGGCCGGGGCTCGCTCTTCCAGGTCTTCCTGCCTCCGGTGGGGGGGGAAACCCCCGCGTAG
- a CDS encoding 1-acyl-sn-glycerol-3-phosphate acyltransferase, translating to MSERLPSRPVQLVRTALAASWSMLSLVVFIPLALLALPFDRQQRVHDVCSILWARGILALGGARLVVRGAEHVSRDERYIIVANHQSLLDAVVVVGAVQPLTSLRMVAQVSVFRVPLIGWGMRLFGHISVDPASMRASLPGLQQAQQGAQRRCSIVFFPEAGISRDGKMRPFHNSAFHIAARAGVRVLPITLSGAFDILPRHRKVAVRGGDILVTIHPPVGPLEQTHEAAVAASARCRETIEAALPQAPPEEPFREQGSLELR from the coding sequence ATGTCCGAGCGCCTCCCCTCCCGGCCCGTTCAGCTCGTGCGCACGGCGCTGGCCGCGAGCTGGTCCATGCTCTCGCTGGTGGTGTTCATCCCCCTGGCCTTGCTGGCGCTGCCGTTCGATCGCCAGCAGCGCGTGCATGACGTGTGCTCCATCCTCTGGGCGCGCGGAATCCTCGCGCTGGGCGGCGCCCGGCTGGTGGTGCGCGGCGCCGAGCATGTGTCGCGCGACGAGCGCTACATCATCGTCGCCAACCACCAGAGCCTGCTCGACGCCGTGGTGGTGGTGGGAGCGGTTCAGCCGCTGACGTCCCTGCGCATGGTGGCCCAGGTGAGCGTGTTCCGAGTGCCCCTCATCGGCTGGGGCATGCGGCTGTTCGGGCACATCTCGGTGGACCCCGCCAGCATGCGCGCCTCGCTGCCGGGGCTTCAGCAGGCGCAGCAGGGCGCCCAGCGGCGCTGCTCCATCGTCTTCTTCCCGGAGGCGGGCATCAGCCGCGATGGGAAGATGCGCCCGTTCCACAACAGCGCCTTCCACATCGCCGCCCGCGCCGGGGTGCGCGTGCTGCCCATCACCCTCTCCGGCGCGTTCGACATCCTCCCCCGGCACCGCAAGGTCGCGGTCCGGGGCGGCGACATCCTCGTCACCATCCACCCGCCCGTGGGTCCGCTGGAGCAGACTCATGAGGCGGCGGTCGCGGCCTCGGCGCGCTGCCGTGAGACCATCGAAGCGGCGCTGCCTCAGGCGCCACCCGAGGAGCCTTTTCGGGAACAGGGTTCTCTGGAATTACGTTGA
- a CDS encoding Rieske 2Fe-2S domain-containing protein, with product MNPRFPFTPYPRGWFQVAWSEELPAGGVLPLSCFGRELVLFRTEAGEAHVLDAYCPHLGAHLGHGGRVHQGNLQCPFHGWTFNGQGACVAIPHAPKIPPGATLNAWPVQELNGVILVYHAADGAAPEWRVPALPEATEPEWLLAQKKQWRIRTHVQEISENVADPTHFRYVHSALSMPEAELSSEGHVLRMDSKMLQPTPRGPVQGRIQGEAHGLGYWVIRFSGIADVAFISAATPVGPEHVSLRHTFFIRAPTQPGGSNNVGKALVAEILRQVEEDIPIWENKVYRPKPLLSAGERAIPVLRHWSRQFLEG from the coding sequence ATGAACCCTCGCTTCCCCTTCACCCCCTATCCCCGGGGCTGGTTCCAGGTCGCGTGGTCCGAGGAGCTCCCCGCGGGCGGCGTGCTGCCCCTGTCGTGCTTCGGCCGGGAGCTGGTGCTCTTCCGCACCGAGGCGGGCGAGGCACACGTGCTCGATGCGTACTGCCCGCACCTGGGCGCGCACCTGGGCCACGGCGGCCGGGTTCACCAGGGCAACCTCCAGTGCCCGTTCCACGGCTGGACCTTCAACGGCCAGGGCGCCTGCGTGGCGATTCCCCACGCGCCCAAGATTCCGCCCGGCGCGACGCTGAACGCGTGGCCGGTGCAGGAGCTCAACGGCGTCATCCTCGTCTACCACGCGGCCGACGGCGCGGCGCCAGAGTGGCGGGTCCCCGCGCTCCCCGAGGCCACCGAGCCGGAGTGGTTGCTCGCGCAGAAGAAGCAGTGGCGCATCCGCACCCACGTGCAGGAGATCTCCGAGAACGTCGCCGACCCGACCCACTTCCGCTACGTCCACAGCGCCCTGTCGATGCCCGAGGCGGAGCTGTCTTCCGAGGGCCATGTCCTGCGGATGGACTCGAAGATGCTCCAGCCCACCCCCCGGGGCCCGGTGCAGGGGCGCATCCAGGGCGAGGCGCACGGGCTGGGGTACTGGGTCATCCGCTTCAGCGGCATCGCGGATGTGGCGTTCATCTCCGCCGCCACGCCGGTGGGGCCCGAGCACGTGTCGCTGCGCCACACCTTCTTCATCCGAGCGCCCACGCAGCCGGGCGGCAGCAACAACGTCGGCAAGGCGCTGGTGGCGGAGATCCTGCGCCAGGTGGAGGAGGACATCCCCATCTGGGAGAACAAGGTCTACCGGCCCAAGCCCCTGCTCTCCGCAGGGGAGCGCGCCATCCCCGTGCTTCGCCACTGGAGCCGCCAGTTCCTCGAAGGGTAG
- a CDS encoding response regulator gives METQGTARRSLLLVEDDFANGLTLSALLEESGFSVVIAESCAEASRLLNAQPKYDAVLLDSLLGDGDGRSLIPLVRQQVPAARLVLVTGMDGKGPKPAVDAIFQKGRAFAELLSCLRSLLPPEGAPPS, from the coding sequence ATGGAAACACAGGGGACAGCGCGGCGCAGCCTCCTGCTCGTGGAGGATGATTTCGCCAACGGGCTGACGCTCTCGGCCCTGCTCGAGGAGTCGGGCTTCAGCGTGGTCATCGCGGAGTCCTGCGCCGAGGCCTCGCGGCTGCTGAACGCGCAGCCGAAGTATGACGCGGTGCTGTTGGACTCGCTGCTGGGGGATGGGGATGGGCGCTCCCTCATTCCGCTGGTGCGCCAGCAGGTGCCCGCCGCCCGGCTCGTGCTCGTCACGGGGATGGATGGCAAGGGGCCCAAGCCCGCCGTGGACGCCATCTTCCAGAAGGGCCGGGCGTTCGCCGAGCTGCTCTCGTGCCTCCGGTCGCTGCTGCCCCCGGAGGGCGCGCCCCCCAGTTAG
- a CDS encoding ATP-binding protein: MDEQNPGSEARERAAVAEVVSSVLRHDLRNRFSSIRNASYYLMRQSQKTELWKTDPRMEAFFQLIDRELASAEELLSNRGPLSSRDQRGLMRLREGVERAFGQVRIPATIRVERAWEERSRVEANAEDLALLTRCLLENAVEAMPEGGLLGVRTLQGEGGVSVLEVTDSGPGLNPEQQKKAFEPFMTTKPGHAGLGLCIVQRLALRSGAWVELQQREPQGLRVRVVFPAAEETGVPGGA; the protein is encoded by the coding sequence ATGGACGAGCAGAACCCAGGCAGCGAGGCCCGCGAGCGCGCGGCGGTGGCGGAGGTGGTGTCCTCGGTGCTGCGCCATGACCTGCGCAACCGCTTCTCCAGCATCCGCAACGCCTCCTACTACCTCATGCGCCAGTCGCAGAAGACGGAGCTGTGGAAGACCGACCCCCGCATGGAGGCCTTCTTCCAGCTCATCGACCGGGAGCTGGCCTCCGCCGAGGAGCTGCTGTCCAACCGGGGGCCCTTGAGCTCGAGGGATCAACGCGGCCTGATGCGGCTGCGCGAGGGGGTGGAGCGGGCCTTCGGGCAGGTGCGCATTCCCGCCACCATCCGCGTGGAGCGCGCCTGGGAGGAGCGCTCCCGCGTGGAGGCGAACGCCGAGGACCTGGCGCTGCTCACCCGCTGCCTGCTGGAGAACGCGGTGGAGGCGATGCCGGAGGGTGGCCTGCTCGGAGTGCGCACGCTCCAGGGCGAGGGCGGCGTCTCCGTGCTCGAGGTGACCGACAGCGGGCCCGGCCTGAACCCGGAGCAGCAGAAGAAGGCCTTCGAGCCCTTCATGACGACGAAGCCGGGGCACGCGGGGCTGGGGCTGTGCATCGTCCAGCGGCTGGCGCTGCGCAGCGGCGCGTGGGTGGAGCTCCAGCAGCGAGAGCCCCAGGGCCTGCGGGTGCGGGTGGTCTTCCCCGCGGCGGAAGAGACCGGCGTACCGGGCGGCGCATAG
- a CDS encoding response regulator — protein sequence MSAARILVVDDEESLRITLAANLELEGHEVVEASTGEEALRLVRERPVDVVLADIRMPGLHGVELNRHLRREQPGLPVVLMTAFAQESLVGDALAEGVFTVLPKPFDVEHLLSTLRRAARTPEVLVVDDSQEVAEATVEGLRLCGVRAEAVFDGDAAVERVRSGVCDVCVVDLVMPGMTGPEMVGQLRHAGLPVAIIAVSGHDVPEMMRQVAALGDVACMRKPISIRELAQTIARTRAKPLVKS from the coding sequence GTGAGCGCGGCGCGCATTCTGGTCGTCGACGACGAGGAGTCGCTGCGAATCACCCTCGCGGCGAACCTCGAGCTGGAGGGCCATGAGGTGGTGGAGGCCTCCACCGGCGAGGAGGCCCTGCGGCTGGTGCGCGAGCGGCCCGTGGACGTGGTGCTCGCCGACATCCGCATGCCGGGGTTGCACGGCGTGGAGCTCAACCGCCACCTGCGGCGCGAGCAGCCCGGCCTGCCCGTGGTGCTGATGACGGCCTTCGCCCAGGAGAGCCTCGTCGGCGACGCGCTCGCCGAGGGCGTCTTCACCGTGCTGCCCAAGCCCTTCGACGTGGAGCACCTGCTCTCCACGCTGCGGCGCGCCGCGCGCACCCCCGAGGTGCTCGTGGTGGATGACTCCCAGGAGGTGGCGGAGGCCACTGTGGAAGGCCTGCGCCTGTGCGGTGTGCGCGCCGAGGCCGTCTTCGACGGAGACGCCGCCGTGGAGCGCGTGCGCTCCGGGGTCTGCGACGTGTGCGTGGTGGATCTGGTGATGCCGGGGATGACGGGGCCAGAAATGGTGGGGCAGCTGCGCCACGCGGGCCTGCCCGTGGCCATCATCGCCGTGTCCGGCCATGACGTGCCCGAGATGATGCGCCAGGTGGCCGCGCTCGGAGACGTGGCCTGCATGCGCAAGCCGATCTCCATTCGAGAGCTGGCGCAGACCATCGCCCGGACGCGGGCCAAACCCCTGGTGAAGAGCTAG
- a CDS encoding sensor histidine kinase: MSPSPSPSPSPTMEHVAGEQLEERAARLYSRHLEGVWRRVDRLFARLMLGQWLFAIAISLFFSPYAWEGKAREVHVHVYAALFLGGALSAFPIALVWLRPGTALTRHVVAISQLLWSALLIHLTGGRIETHFHIFGSLAFLAFYRDWPVLLTASAMVVADHYLRGLYWPESVYGTLSPESWRLLEHFFWVVFIDLVLLFSCRGALREMREMAERRAVAELASEREQQKTRELDRALTELRDAQEHLIRVEKLAAVGQLAAGVGHELRNPLAAVRNAHAYLSKRISRLEEVTTDPRVPQFLSLMDRELNTCGRIISDLLDFARESPMSVQPCPLRPLVDEAVGVVPSREGVRVLNEVPEDLPVPLLDREQFRQVLINLVQNAVEAMPAERGGEVRVRAEGGDTTPLRVRVEDNGSGIPEDVLPRIFEPLFTTKSRGTGLGLAIVATRVQRHGGTLHVTSEAGRGSEFLIQLPPSVAAQAA; encoded by the coding sequence ATGAGCCCGAGCCCGAGCCCGAGCCCGAGCCCGACGATGGAGCATGTCGCCGGCGAGCAATTGGAGGAGCGCGCGGCCCGGCTCTACTCCCGGCACCTGGAGGGTGTGTGGCGGCGGGTGGATCGGCTCTTCGCCCGGCTGATGCTGGGGCAGTGGCTGTTCGCCATCGCCATCTCGCTCTTCTTCTCTCCCTACGCGTGGGAGGGCAAGGCGCGCGAGGTCCACGTCCACGTGTACGCGGCCCTCTTTCTCGGCGGGGCGCTGAGCGCCTTCCCCATCGCCCTGGTGTGGCTGCGCCCCGGCACCGCGCTCACCCGGCACGTGGTGGCCATCTCGCAGCTGCTCTGGTCCGCGCTGCTCATCCACCTGACGGGCGGCCGCATCGAGACGCACTTCCACATCTTCGGCTCGCTGGCCTTCCTGGCCTTCTACCGGGACTGGCCCGTGCTGCTCACCGCCAGCGCCATGGTGGTGGCGGACCATTACCTGCGCGGCCTGTACTGGCCCGAGTCCGTCTACGGCACCCTGAGCCCCGAGTCCTGGCGCCTGCTGGAGCACTTCTTCTGGGTGGTCTTCATCGACCTGGTGCTCCTGTTCTCCTGCCGCGGCGCGCTGCGGGAGATGCGGGAGATGGCCGAGCGGCGGGCGGTCGCGGAGCTGGCCTCCGAGCGCGAGCAGCAGAAGACGCGGGAGCTGGACCGCGCGCTCACCGAGCTGCGGGACGCGCAGGAGCACCTCATCCGCGTGGAGAAGCTCGCGGCGGTGGGCCAGCTCGCCGCCGGCGTGGGCCACGAGCTGCGCAACCCCCTGGCCGCCGTGCGCAACGCCCACGCCTACCTCTCCAAGCGAATCTCCCGCCTGGAGGAAGTCACGACGGATCCGCGCGTGCCCCAGTTCCTCTCGCTGATGGACCGCGAGCTGAACACCTGCGGCCGCATCATCTCGGACCTGCTGGACTTCGCGCGCGAGAGCCCCATGAGCGTGCAGCCCTGCCCGCTGCGCCCGCTGGTGGACGAGGCCGTCGGCGTGGTGCCCTCGCGCGAGGGCGTGCGCGTGCTCAACGAGGTGCCGGAGGACCTGCCGGTGCCGCTGCTGGACCGGGAGCAGTTCCGCCAGGTGCTCATCAACCTGGTACAGAACGCGGTCGAAGCCATGCCCGCCGAGCGAGGAGGCGAGGTGCGGGTGCGCGCCGAGGGCGGAGACACCACGCCGCTGCGCGTGCGGGTGGAGGACAATGGCAGCGGAATCCCCGAGGACGTGCTGCCCCGCATCTTCGAGCCGCTGTTCACCACCAAGAGCCGGGGCACGGGGCTGGGACTGGCCATCGTCGCCACCCGAGTGCAGCGCCACGGTGGTACCCTCCATGTGACGAGTGAGGCGGGCCGGGGCAGTGAGTTCCTCATCCAGTTGCCGCCTTCCGTGGCGGCCCAGGCGGCCTAG